In Eupeodes corollae chromosome 3, idEupCoro1.1, whole genome shotgun sequence, a single genomic region encodes these proteins:
- the LOC129949239 gene encoding RNA-binding protein 39, whose product MADDFDIEAMLEEPYQKGIKTGQQSNQTQSSNGRKDDYAKGSRSSRSPSRSGEKHKANYIREGDRNKDKHRDRDRERYRSVERSRDRERRRSREKRGSKSRDRRRSRSGDRKSNRPRDRERRRSKSGERRSRSKERKLSPIREKPSRSRSQRLNSRDKRRRSYSPKPFKRGRTPPNGLGEHSPRADLSPEERDARTVFCMQLSQRIRARDLEEFFSSVGKVRDVRLITCNKTKRFKGIAYIEFKDPESVALALGLSGQKLLGIPICVQHTQAEKNRIANAVPTFTPKPHTGPMRLYVGSLHFNITEEMLRGIFEPFGKIDSIQLISDTETGRSKGYGFITYHNADDAKKALEQLNGFELAGRPMKVGNVTERLDMNTTSLDTDEMDRSGIDLGATGRLQLMFKLAEGAGLAVPQAAANALLATAPQPVVVQQQAQSPTIATQCFMLSNMFDPKKETNPFWEVEIRDDVLDECNKHGGTLHIYVDKDSPTGNVYVKCPSITTAVLAVNSLHGRWFAGRVITAAYVPLINYHTLFPDALAAVNLLSTTRKAAE is encoded by the exons ATGGCTGATGATTTTGATATAGAAGCCATGTTGGAAGAGCCATATCAAAAGGGC ATAAAAACTGGACAGCAATCTAACCAAACTCAAAGCAGCAATGGACGAAAGGATGACTATGCAAAGGGTAGCCGATCATCAag AAGCCCGTCAAGAAGTGGGGAAAAGCACAAAGCCAATTATATAAGAGAAGGCGATAGAAATAAAGACAAACACAGGGATAGAGACAGAGAACGTTATCGATCTGTAGAAAGGTCTCGGGACAGAGAACGACGACGGTCCCGAGAAAAGAGAGGTAGTAAATCCCGTGATAGAAGAAGGAGTCGGTCAGGAGATCGTAAGTCCAACAGACCTCGCGATCGAGAAAGGAGGAGAAGTAAATCTGGAGAACGACGAAGCCGTTCTAAAGAAAGAAAACTTAGTCCAATCAGAGAAAAACCCAGTCGAAGTCGATCACAGAGATTGAATTCCAGGGataaaag ACGCCGCAGTTATTCACCAAAGCCATTCAAACGGGGCCGAACACCCCCAAATGGATTAGGAGAACATTCGCCAAGAGCTGATTTGAGTCCAGAGGAGAGGGATGCACGCACAGTGTTTTGTATGCAACTTTCACAGCGTATTCGTGCAAGAGACTTAGAAGAGTTTTTTTCAAGTGTTGGGAAAGTACGTGATGTAAGACTTATAACgtgcaacaaaacaaaaagattcaAAGGAATTGCCTATATTGAGTTCAAAGATCCAGAATCGGTTGCCTTGGCCTTGGGACTCTCCGGCCAAAAATTATTAGGTATACCAATTTGCGTTCAACATACCCAAGCCGAAAAAAACCGCATCGCCAATGCTGTACCAACATTTACTCCTAAACCGCATACAGGGCCGATGCGATTGTATGTCGGCTCTTTGCATTTTAATATAACTGAAGAAATGCTGCGTGGGATCTTTGAAccatttggaaaaattgattcCATTCAGTTGATTTCCGATACAGAAACTGGACGCTCCAAAGGGTACGGATTTATAACG taTCACAACGCGGACGACGCAAAGAAGGCACTCGAACAACTTAATGGATTTGAATTAGCTGGCCGTCCAATGAAAGTGGGAAATGTTACCGAGCGTCTCGATATGAACACAACTTCTCTTGATACAGATGAAATGGACCGCAGTGGTATTGACCTCGGGGCAACTGGCAGATTACAGTTGATGTTTAAACTGGCAGAAGGTGCTGGCCTAGCTGTGCCGCAAGCAGCTGCAAATGCGCTGTTAGCAACTGCCCCACAACCGGTAGTAGTGCAGCAACAGGCACAAAGCCCTACTATAGCTACACAATGTTTCATGTTGTCCAATATGTTTgatccaaaaaaagaaactaatccTTTTTGGGAAGTGGAAATTAGGGACGATGTGTTGGACGAGTGCAATAAGCATGGTGGAACCCTACATATTTATGTTGACAAAGATTCACCTACTGGAAATGTGTACGTTAAATGCCCAAGCATAACCACAGCTGTTTTGGCTGTTAATTCCTTACATGGAAGATGGTTTGCGGGACGTGTTATTACTGCAGCATATGTACCACTTATAAACTATCATACACTTTTCCCAGATGCACTTGCTGCAGTCAATTTGCTAAGTACTACGAGAAAAGCGGCGgaatag